The DNA window GGTTTGCCGGGTGCCGCGATCAACCCGTTCTACAGCGCGATGCGCGCACACGGCGGGATCAAGCACGTACTGGCGCGGCACGTCGAGGCCGCGTCGCATATGGCCGAGGGTTACACCCGGGCCGCCGCGGGCAATATCGGCGTCTGCATCGGCACCTCGGGGCCCGCGGGCACTGACATGATCACCGGCCTGTATTCGGCCAGTGCGGACTCGATTCCGATCCTGTGCATCACCGGCCAGGCACCGGTGGCGAAGCTGCACAAGGAGGACTTCCAGGCCGTCGATATCGCCTCGATCGCCGGACCGGTCGCCAAGTGGGCGGTCACCGTGCTCGAGCCCGCGCAGGTGCCGGGCACCTTCCAGAAGGCGTTCTGGCTCATGCGCGAAGGCCGTCCCGGACCGGTCCTGATCGATCTGCCGATCGATGTGCAGCTCGCCGAAATCGAGTTCGATATCGAAACCTACGAGCCGCTGCAGGTGCATCGGCCCGCCGCGACGCGGGCGCAGGCGGTCAAGGCCATCGATATGCTGAACGCCGCGCACCGTCCGCTGATCGTGGCGGGCGGTGGCATCGTGAATGCCGATGCCGCCGCGCTGCTGGTCGAATTCGCCGAACTGACCGGTGTTCCGGTGGTGCCGACCCTGATGGGCTGGGGCACGATTCCCGACGACCACGCACTGCACGCGGGCATGGTCGGGCTGCAGACCTCGCATCGCTACGGCAATGCCACGCTGCTGGAATCCGATTTCGTGCTCGGTATCGGAAACCGTTGGGCCAACCGGCATACCGGCGGTGTCGACACCTACACCAAGGACCGTACGTTCGTGCACGTCGATATCGAGCCGACCCAGATCGGCCGGGTTTTCGCGCCGGACTTCGGCATCACCTCCGATGCGGGCGCCGCGCTGCGGGTCTTCGTCGAGGTCGCCCGCGAACTCGACGCGGCCGGGCAGCTGCCCGATCGCGGTGTCTGGGCCGAGCAGTGCCGGAACCGGAAACAGGTGGGGCTGCGCAAGACGCACTTCGACGATATGCCGATCAAGCCGCAGCGTGTGTACGAGGAAATGAACAAGGCGTTCGGACCCGACGTGCGTTACGTCAGCACCATCGGCCTGTCGCAGATCCAGGCGGCGCAGCTGCTGCACGTCTACCGGCCGCGGCACTGGATCAACGCGGGCCAGGCCGGGCCGCTCGGCTGGACAGTGCCCGCCGCCATCGGTGTCGCCACCGCCGATCCCGATTCGACCGTGGTGGCGCTCTCGGGCGACTACGACTTCCAGTTCCTCATCGAGGAATTGGCGGTCGGCGCGCAGTTCAACATCCCTTACATCCATGTCGTGGTGAACAACTCGTACCTCGGTCTGATCCGGCAGGCGCAGCGGGCCTTCGATATGGACTACTACGTACAGCTCGCCTTCGACAACATCAACAGCCCGGAACTCGCCGGCTACGGTGTGGACCACGTCAAGGTCGCGGAAGGGTTGGGCTGCAAGGCGATTCGGGTCTTCGATCCGGCCTGGATCGGCGCGGCGCTGGACGAGGCGAAGAAACTGGTGGCCGAATTCCGGGTGCCGGTGGTCGTCGAGGTCATTCTCGAACGGGTGACGAATGTGTCGATGGGTCTCGAGATCGACAATATCGTCGAATTCGAGGAGCTGGCGCAGTCCGGCGCCGACGTCCCGACCGCGACCGCACAGCTGGACTGAGCGTCTCATGACACGAGTCCTGATCGCGTCCGACAAGTTCAAGGGGTCGTTGAGCGCCGCGGAAGTCGGTGCCGCTGTCCGCCTCGGCATCCAACGGGTCCGGCCGAGTGCCGAGGTCTCGGTGGTGCCGATCGCGGACGGCGGGGACGGCACCGTCGACGCCGCTCTGGCCGCCGGATTCGAGGCGGTCCTGGTGACCGCGCCCGGACCCACCGGCCAACCAATGTGCACGGCCTATGCCCGCCGCGACGATATCGCCGTCGTGGAGTTGGCGGATGTATCCGGACTCGTGCGCCTGCCCGGCGGAAAGTTCGCCCCGATGACGGCGACCAGCCGGGGCGCCGGCGCGGTGATCGCCGCGGCGATCGAGGCCGGATGCCGCCGGGTGGTGCTCGGCATCGGCGGCAGCGCGGGGACCGACGGCGGTGCCGGGCTGCTGCGGGCACTCGGTGCGCGGCTGCTCGATGCCGATGGCGTCGAAATCGGTGACGGCGGTGCCGAATTGGCTCGCTTGGACGCGATCGACCTCGCGGCGGTGCGGGAACAGCTGGCCGGGGTCGAGATCACCGTGGCCTGCGACGTCGACAATCCGCTCACCGGACCGCGCGGTGCGGCCGCTGTCTATGGACCGCAGAAAGGTGCCGACGGTGATCAAGTGGCGGCGCTCGACGCCGCGCTCACCCACTGGGCCGACTGTGTCGCCGAGGCCACCGGCACCGATCTGCGCGAGCGCGCGGGTGCCGGTGCCGCGGGCGGGGTAGGGTTCGCCGCCGTCGCGGTGCTCGGTGCGCGGCTGCGTCCTGGGATCGAATTGGTGCTGGAGCTGGTCGGTTTCGCCGAACGGGTCGTCAGTGCGGACCTAGTGGTGACCGGGGAGGGCATGCTGGACGAGCAGACCCTGTACGGCAAGGCTCCCGCTGGTGTCGCTGTCGCCGCCGGGGCGTCGGGTGTACCGGTGGTCGCGGTGTGTGGACAAAACGCTCTGTCCGCCAATCAGTTACGTGCGGCAGGATTCTCCGCTGTGTACTCCCTGGCGGAGATCGAGCCCGATCTGGCGCGGTGTTTCGCCGCGGGGGGATTGTTGCTCGAGCGGCTGGGAGCGCGCATCGCCGCGGCGCATCTGCCGCCAGAGGTCGCGGCCGGGCAGCGATCCCGTGGCTGCGTTGCCGGGCAGCAGCCAGCGGCAGAACAGCTGTCTTCGGCAAACGCAGCTGAGGCGCTGCCCACGGCGGCGGAGCAACCGGAGCGCTCCGCGGCCGGGGACATCATCGCGGCAGCCGCCCGCAACGGCGCGCGGACATTCGACGGCAAATTTCGATGACCTCGGACGGAGTTGGGTGAATGCGGAAGAACTCGGAGATTCAGACGATTTCGCCGGTCCCCGCGCACCTGGACCTGGTGATCCGCGCGGAGCGGATGATCGGGACGGCGGGGGAGACCAGCGGCTCGATCGGCGTGCGCGCTGGTCGGATCGTGGCGATCGAGCCGCTGGACTCCACCCTGACCGCGACGGCGGTCGTCGAATTGGGCGCGGACGAGGTCCTGCTACCCGGTGTGGTGGACGCGCACGTGCACGTCAACGATCCCGGCCGCACCGAGTGGGAGGGCTTCCCCAGCGCGACGAAGGCGGCCGCGGCGGGCGGTGTCACCACCATTATCGATATGCCGCTCAACAGCATTCCGCCGACCTGCGATCTCGCGGCACTCGAGGTGAAGCGCAAGACCGCGCAGGATCGGGTGTACGTCGACGTCGGGTTCTGGGGCGGCGCGATTCCGGGGAATGTGGCCGACCTGCGACAGCTGCAGGACGCCGGTGTCTTCGGCTTCAAATGCTTCCTGCTGCACTCCGGCGTCGACGAATTCCCGGCGCTCGATGCCGCCGAACTCGAGCAGGCGATGCGCGAGATCCGCTCGTTCGGCGGACTGCTCATCGTGCATGCCGAGGATGCGCACACGATCGAGCGCGCACCGATTCCGCAGGGGGACAAGTACTCCGGCTTCCTGCGTTCGCGGCCGCGCGGTGCGGAGAACCTCGCCGTCGCCCGGGTGATCGAGCTGGCCCGCTGGACCGGCTGCCGCGTGCACATCCTGCACGTATCGAGTTCGGATGTGCTGCCGATGATTGCCTCGGCCCGCCGGGACGGCGTCCAGATCACCGCCGAGACCTGTCCGCACTATCTGTCCTTCTCGTCGGAGGAAATCCCGGACGGCGCAACGCAATTCAAATGTTGTCCGCCGATCCGCGAGAGCGGCAACCGCGAGCTGCTCTGGGCAGGGCTGCGCGAGGGCACCATCGATATGGTGGTCTCGGACCACTCGCCCTCGACCGCCGATCTGAAATGCTTCGACACCGGCGACTTCGCCCGGGCATGGGGTGGGATTTCCTCATTGCAGCTGGGTCTTTCGGCCGTGTGGACCGAGGCGCGGCTGCATGGATTCACCCTGGTCGACGTCGCCCGATGGATGAGCCTGGCACCCGCGCGGCATGCCGGTCTGCGCCACAAGGGTGCGATCGAGGTCGGCTACGACGCGGACTTCTGCGTCTTCGCACCCGATGACGCCTTCGTCGTCGACGCCCATCGCCTGCACCACAAGAACGCCGTCACCCCGTACGCGGCCCGCCCACTGGCGGGTGCGGTTCGCGGTACCTGGTTGCGCGGCAACCGCATTGATATCGACAACGAGCCGCAGGGGCGGCTCCTGGCCCGAGGAGAAGTATGACCGATCGATCCGCCCCCGTCTTCGCCCGACTGCCCGACCTGGCCTCGCGCGCGCTCGCGGGCAGTGTGGTCTACGCCAACGATGAACTGTTCGCCGAGCGGGAGAACCTGATCCGGCCCGGCCGTGCGGTATTCAGCACCGAGGACTTCGGCCACAAGGGCAAGACCTACGACGGCTGGGAGACTCGCCGCCGCCGCGAGACCGGCAACGATTACGCGGTGATCCGGCTCGGCGTGCCCGGTCGGGTGCACGGCGTCGTCATCGATACCGCCTGGTTCATCGGCAACTACCCGCCCTTCGCCTCGGTCGAGGCGACCAGTGTCGAGGGCCAGCTCTCGCCCGCTGAACTCCAGCAGGCCGAATGGGTGACCCTGGTGGAGAAGTCGGATATCGAGGGCAATACCGACAATTTCTTCGAGGTGACCGACGAACGCCGCTTCACCCACGTCCGGCTCTCGATCTACCCGGACGGCGGCGCCGCCCGCTTCCGGGTGCACGGCACCCCGCTGCCGGATCCCCGCTTCCTCACCGGCACAGTCGATCTCGCCGCATTGGAGTACGGCGGCGATGTCGTCGACTGCTCGAACATGTTCTTCTCCGCCCCGACCAATATTCTGTTGCCCGGCCGGTCGCGGCAGATGGACGAGGGCTGGGAGGGCGCGCGGCGCCGTGACTCGGGCAACGATCACGTCACCGTCCGGCTCGGCGCACGCGGTGCGATCCGGCGCGTCGAGATCGACACCTCGCATTACGTTGGCAACGCACCGGGTTGGGCGGTGCTGCGTGGCGCGGACGCCACCGCGGGCGCGGATCTCGACGATCCGTCGTCGTGGACCGAACTGCTGCCGCGGACCCGCCTGCAGCCCGACGCGCGCCACTTCTTCCGCATCGGCGCGGGCGAGTCGGTCACCCACGTCCGTCTCGACGTATACCCGGACGGCGGCGTGGCTAGGCTCCGCGTACACGGCGAGATCGACCCGGCCACCTTGGTCGCCGACACCGTAGCCTGGCTGGACGCCCTCCCCGAACCACACGCCCTTCAGGTGCTGACCACCGACGGCGGGCTGTCCCGTGACGAGGCCCGGAAACTGCTCGCGGAACGCCCCTTTGCGAGTCCGGATGTGGTGCCGTCGGCGGTAATCGACGCGCTGCTCGCGTTGTAGTCGCTGCGGGGCCTGTGCCCATTCCTGGCCCGGATCCCGCGCTACCGGCGCTGGAATGGGCGCTGACACGATTACCCGGACAGGCCGTGGTCCGAAATCCGCTGGTGATCGGAGCCGCGCTGATCTAGCGTTCGCCCCATGATGGGCGACGATGGTTCGACTGATCGGCAAGCCATTGTCGCGGCGGCCGTGACGGTGGTGCTGTGGGCTTCGGCCTTCGTCTTCATTCGCGCTGCCGGACACGACTTTTCGCCGGGCGCACTCGCGCTGGGGCGGTTGCTGGCGGCCTCGGTCACCCTTGTCGTGGTGCTGGTCATCCGACGGGAGGGGCTCCCGACCCGCGCCGCATGGCCGGGCATCATCGTCTCCGGTGTGCTGTGGTTCGGCGTCTACATGGTGGCGCTGAACTGGGGCGAGCGGAATGTGGACGCGGGTACCGCGGCGATGGTGGTCGGCATCGGACCGTTGTTGATCGCGGTGCTCGGCGGATTGGTGCTGCGGGAAGGTTTCCCGGCCCGGCTGATGGCGGGGATGGCGGTGTCGTTCGCGGGCACGATCGTGGTCGGAATCTCGACATCCGACGGTGGCGGCGCCGCGGTGCTCGGTGTCGTGCTGTGCCTGATCGCCGCGATCGTCTGGGCCGCGTCGACCATCGCGCAGAAACCCGCGCTCGCGAGCGCATCCGCACTACAGGTGACCACCTTCGGATCCGTGATCGGCACGGTCGCCTGCCTGCCGTTCTCCTGGCAACTGATCACCGAGGCCGCCGACGCACCGCTGTCCTCGACATTGAGCCTGGTGTACCTGGGCGTCTTCCCGACGGCTCTGGCCTTCACCACCTGGGCCTACGCCCTGGCCCGCACCACGGCCGGAAAGATGGGCGTGACCACCTACGCCGTCCCGGCGCTGGTGGTGTTGATGTCGTGGATCGCCCTCGACGAGGTCCCGGGCACACTGACCATCCTCGGCGGCGTGCTGTGCCTGGCCGGTGTGGCGATTACGCGATCCCGGCCGCGAGCCGCCATCCCCGTCGATCCCGAAGCCGCTGAAGCTACCCCGTAAATCTCGGTGCCCCTCGACGTAGCGATCGGAAATCCGGCGCGTATCGGACACCAGGATGTCGGTGGTCCTGCGGATCCAGCCGGTGGTCGCCCGCAGCACGGGCGGCGATACCGGTCGAATCGGCGCGATCCGGCTGAGCATCGACGGGAGCGTTGGTGGCGGCGAGGCGGTCGGTGGGCAGCCGCACAGCGGCGGCGTTCGGCCGAGGTCGTGACGGTCGTATCCCGCTATTTGGGTCGACGGGGGAGGCGGTCAACATGGTGGCGGGGCCGTTGTCACCGTGCCTCTGAACCGCGCGTTCTCATCCCGCGCGCAATTCGCTGACTCGATGCGGAGATGGGTAGCCCATGGCCGGATACTCGCAGCTCGACGGTGTCGACACAGGTCAGCGCCACCGATCGGATCGGGTCGCGGAAGCGGTTGCGCGTTCCACGGCGTCGGTGGTGGTTGCGGGGGCAGAATCGGGAGCTGTGGATACCTTCGACACCGTTGATCTGTTGGAACACGCGTTGACGCAGATGGGCGAGGTCATTGCGGGGATTCGGCCGGAGCAGGCGGCATTGCCGACGCCCTGCACCGGCTGGGATGTGCACGCGCTCGTGCGGCACGTCATCGGGCAGAGTCTGCGGAACTTTCTGGTCTCGGCGCGCGGCGAGATGGCCGATTGGGCGGCGCCGCCCGAGGAGCTCGGACCGGATTGGGCGGTGCAGTTCCGCGCCGCGGCCGCGCCGGTGTTGGATACTTGGCGGTCCGCCGACCTGGACCGGCTGGTCCCCGTGCCCGGCGGCAAGGAGGCTCCGCTGCGTGGCCGAGCCGATCAGCAGCTCACCGAATTAGCCATGCACGCTTGGGATCTCGTCCGCGCAACCGGCCAGGATCGGGAGTTGGATCCGGATATCGCCGAACACGGGCTCGCCTGGTCCCACACCATGCTGCGCCCCGAATTCCGCGGCCCCGACAGGGCGTTCGGCCTCGAAGTGCCGGTTGCCCCGGACGCACCCGCCTACGATCGGCTCGCCGGCTGGTTCGGCCGCGACCCGGCCTGGAAATCGCCCGGTCAGGGGAGCTGTAGTCGATGAAGTGGCCTCAGCGCCCACCGCCTGCCGGGTGACCCCAGCGCCTCGGCGACCTGCGGCCAACTCCACCACCGTCGGCACGCAATCGACGCAGTGTCGGCCATGGCTGCGCGGCGAACCGCGCGTCGAAGATCTCCAAGGTCACGCCGTCGAGCCTAGGGTGTGGCGCAGATCTCGGAATTTGCTGGTCATTTGGCCAACGAGATGCAAGGCTTAAGCGGTGACACATCCTCCGGATACTGGGTCGGTGGGGGCGGATCCCGCGACCGACAAGCTCGACCTGGCGGTTTTCAAGGTGGCAGGGGTGGTCGTGCTGGGCGCGATCATGTCGATCCTCGATATCACCGTCGTAACTGTTGCGATCCCGAAGTTCCAGAACGAATTCCACACCACCACCGCGATCGCCGCCTGGTCGATGACCGGCTACACGCTGGCGCTGGCCAGCGTCATTCCGCTCACCGGATGGGCGGCGGACCGGTTCGGCACCAAACGGCTGTACATGCTCGCGCTGACGCTGTTCGTGCTCGGGTCGGTGCTGTGCAGCCAGGCCTGGAGTATGGAGACGCTCATCGCGTTCCGCGTGATCCAGGGCCTCGGCGGCGGCATGCTGATGCCGCTGGGCATGACGATCATGACCCACGCCGCGGGCCCGCAGCGCATCGGCCGGGTGATGGCGGTGCTCGGTGTGC is part of the Nocardia sp. NBC_00565 genome and encodes:
- a CDS encoding DMT family transporter — protein: MMGDDGSTDRQAIVAAAVTVVLWASAFVFIRAAGHDFSPGALALGRLLAASVTLVVVLVIRREGLPTRAAWPGIIVSGVLWFGVYMVALNWGERNVDAGTAAMVVGIGPLLIAVLGGLVLREGFPARLMAGMAVSFAGTIVVGISTSDGGGAAVLGVVLCLIAAIVWAASTIAQKPALASASALQVTTFGSVIGTVACLPFSWQLITEAADAPLSSTLSLVYLGVFPTALAFTTWAYALARTTAGKMGVTTYAVPALVVLMSWIALDEVPGTLTILGGVLCLAGVAITRSRPRAAIPVDPEAAEATP
- a CDS encoding TIGR03086 family metal-binding protein; protein product: MDTFDTVDLLEHALTQMGEVIAGIRPEQAALPTPCTGWDVHALVRHVIGQSLRNFLVSARGEMADWAAPPEELGPDWAVQFRAAAAPVLDTWRSADLDRLVPVPGGKEAPLRGRADQQLTELAMHAWDLVRATGQDRELDPDIAEHGLAWSHTMLRPEFRGPDRAFGLEVPVAPDAPAYDRLAGWFGRDPAWKSPGQGSCSR
- the allB gene encoding allantoinase AllB — protein: MRKNSEIQTISPVPAHLDLVIRAERMIGTAGETSGSIGVRAGRIVAIEPLDSTLTATAVVELGADEVLLPGVVDAHVHVNDPGRTEWEGFPSATKAAAAGGVTTIIDMPLNSIPPTCDLAALEVKRKTAQDRVYVDVGFWGGAIPGNVADLRQLQDAGVFGFKCFLLHSGVDEFPALDAAELEQAMREIRSFGGLLIVHAEDAHTIERAPIPQGDKYSGFLRSRPRGAENLAVARVIELARWTGCRVHILHVSSSDVLPMIASARRDGVQITAETCPHYLSFSSEEIPDGATQFKCCPPIRESGNRELLWAGLREGTIDMVVSDHSPSTADLKCFDTGDFARAWGGISSLQLGLSAVWTEARLHGFTLVDVARWMSLAPARHAGLRHKGAIEVGYDADFCVFAPDDAFVVDAHRLHHKNAVTPYAARPLAGAVRGTWLRGNRIDIDNEPQGRLLARGEV
- the alc gene encoding allantoicase, with translation MTDRSAPVFARLPDLASRALAGSVVYANDELFAERENLIRPGRAVFSTEDFGHKGKTYDGWETRRRRETGNDYAVIRLGVPGRVHGVVIDTAWFIGNYPPFASVEATSVEGQLSPAELQQAEWVTLVEKSDIEGNTDNFFEVTDERRFTHVRLSIYPDGGAARFRVHGTPLPDPRFLTGTVDLAALEYGGDVVDCSNMFFSAPTNILLPGRSRQMDEGWEGARRRDSGNDHVTVRLGARGAIRRVEIDTSHYVGNAPGWAVLRGADATAGADLDDPSSWTELLPRTRLQPDARHFFRIGAGESVTHVRLDVYPDGGVARLRVHGEIDPATLVADTVAWLDALPEPHALQVLTTDGGLSRDEARKLLAERPFASPDVVPSAVIDALLAL
- a CDS encoding glycerate kinase yields the protein MTRVLIASDKFKGSLSAAEVGAAVRLGIQRVRPSAEVSVVPIADGGDGTVDAALAAGFEAVLVTAPGPTGQPMCTAYARRDDIAVVELADVSGLVRLPGGKFAPMTATSRGAGAVIAAAIEAGCRRVVLGIGGSAGTDGGAGLLRALGARLLDADGVEIGDGGAELARLDAIDLAAVREQLAGVEITVACDVDNPLTGPRGAAAVYGPQKGADGDQVAALDAALTHWADCVAEATGTDLRERAGAGAAGGVGFAAVAVLGARLRPGIELVLELVGFAERVVSADLVVTGEGMLDEQTLYGKAPAGVAVAAGASGVPVVAVCGQNALSANQLRAAGFSAVYSLAEIEPDLARCFAAGGLLLERLGARIAAAHLPPEVAAGQRSRGCVAGQQPAAEQLSSANAAEALPTAAEQPERSAAGDIIAAAARNGARTFDGKFR
- the gcl gene encoding glyoxylate carboligase yields the protein MARMRTADAAVLILEKEGATQAFGLPGAAINPFYSAMRAHGGIKHVLARHVEAASHMAEGYTRAAAGNIGVCIGTSGPAGTDMITGLYSASADSIPILCITGQAPVAKLHKEDFQAVDIASIAGPVAKWAVTVLEPAQVPGTFQKAFWLMREGRPGPVLIDLPIDVQLAEIEFDIETYEPLQVHRPAATRAQAVKAIDMLNAAHRPLIVAGGGIVNADAAALLVEFAELTGVPVVPTLMGWGTIPDDHALHAGMVGLQTSHRYGNATLLESDFVLGIGNRWANRHTGGVDTYTKDRTFVHVDIEPTQIGRVFAPDFGITSDAGAALRVFVEVARELDAAGQLPDRGVWAEQCRNRKQVGLRKTHFDDMPIKPQRVYEEMNKAFGPDVRYVSTIGLSQIQAAQLLHVYRPRHWINAGQAGPLGWTVPAAIGVATADPDSTVVALSGDYDFQFLIEELAVGAQFNIPYIHVVVNNSYLGLIRQAQRAFDMDYYVQLAFDNINSPELAGYGVDHVKVAEGLGCKAIRVFDPAWIGAALDEAKKLVAEFRVPVVVEVILERVTNVSMGLEIDNIVEFEELAQSGADVPTATAQLD